One stretch of Pedobacter riviphilus DNA includes these proteins:
- a CDS encoding glycoside hydrolase family 2 protein: MKHIYLFLIVAFLPFIALAQQSPNQRKTYNFNPGWKLFIGDLSGAESIDFDDKAWKAITLPYAWNEDEAFKKSIEDLSTGIAWYRKHFTISEATPSSKIFLEFEGIRQAGEFYLNGKFIGRHENGVMAFGFDISALINQNKENVIAVRIDNAWNYREKATNSGYQWNDKNFNANYGGISKNVRLHITGNIYQTLPLFSTLKTTGNYCYAKDFNIKDKSAVIVSESQVKNESSADQKLVYEVELKDLDGKIVKTFKSAVTTVKAGDTLTLKAGALVTGLNFWSWGYGYLYTVTSRLKSEGKLIDELSTKTGFRKTAFKNGMVYLNDRVLMMKGYAQRSSNEWPAIGLSVPPWLSDYSNQLMVESNANLVRWMHITPWKQDIESCDRVGLIQAMPAGDSEKDVTGTRWDQRKAVMTDAIIYNRNNPSIVFYECGNESISAAHMQEMKDIRNLYDPNGGRAIGSREMLDIPEAEYGGEMLYINKSATKPVWSMEYSRDEALRKYWDEFSPPFHVNGAGPKYKDADASDYNRNQDSFAIEDVIRWNEYYEERPGTGTRVSAGGVNIIFSDSNTHHRGEENYRRSGEVDAMRIPKDAFFAHKVMWDGWVDAKKTGIHLIGHWNYKAGVKKNVYIVASGDKVELILNNKSLGFGEKSNGFLFTFKNITYQAGTIKAISYSSAGKKLAETQLKTAGKPVGLKLTAMKNPSGFKADGADVVLVQVEVTDQDGNRYPTASDMVNFSLDGPAEWRGGLAQGPDNYILAKNLPVENGVNRVLIRSTTAAGKINLTAKAEGLQSASLSFETLQVNTVQGLSNQLPSDGLKPNLSKGATPLAPSYTISRKSIKIVAAEAGANNDKANLSFDDNELSDWVNDGKIATAWIKYTLAKESTVSAVSLKLNGFRTKIYPLRILVDRKVVFEGNSKPSLGYFTANCKPAKGKTVTIQLVGSGKDKENSYIGVEVNGKKLDDGVDRAETKLKGGLSIIEAEIYEQP, from the coding sequence ATGAAGCATATTTACCTCTTTTTAATAGTTGCGTTCCTGCCCTTTATCGCGTTGGCACAACAATCACCTAATCAAAGAAAAACCTACAACTTTAACCCTGGCTGGAAACTCTTTATAGGTGATTTATCAGGTGCAGAAAGTATCGATTTTGACGACAAAGCATGGAAGGCCATTACCCTACCATACGCCTGGAATGAAGATGAAGCCTTTAAAAAATCGATAGAAGATTTATCGACTGGCATTGCATGGTACCGCAAGCATTTCACCATTTCTGAAGCTACCCCAAGCAGTAAAATATTCCTTGAATTTGAAGGTATCAGGCAGGCAGGTGAATTTTACCTGAACGGGAAATTTATTGGAAGACATGAAAACGGGGTAATGGCTTTCGGGTTCGACATTAGTGCATTAATTAATCAGAACAAAGAAAATGTAATAGCAGTTAGGATTGATAACGCCTGGAACTACAGAGAAAAAGCAACCAATTCTGGCTACCAATGGAACGACAAAAACTTTAATGCCAATTATGGTGGAATCTCTAAAAATGTCCGTTTGCATATTACAGGTAATATATACCAAACACTTCCACTTTTTTCAACCTTAAAAACTACTGGTAACTATTGTTACGCGAAAGATTTTAATATTAAAGATAAATCGGCCGTGATCGTTTCCGAATCGCAGGTTAAAAATGAAAGCAGTGCAGATCAGAAACTGGTATACGAAGTGGAGCTAAAAGATCTCGATGGAAAAATCGTAAAAACTTTTAAATCAGCAGTAACCACCGTCAAAGCTGGCGATACGCTAACTTTAAAAGCTGGGGCATTGGTAACAGGCTTAAACTTTTGGAGCTGGGGCTACGGCTACTTGTACACGGTTACTTCAAGATTAAAATCTGAAGGCAAACTTATCGATGAGCTGAGCACCAAAACCGGATTTAGAAAAACAGCATTTAAAAACGGGATGGTTTATTTGAACGACCGGGTATTGATGATGAAGGGCTATGCCCAGCGCAGCAGTAATGAGTGGCCGGCAATCGGTTTATCGGTACCGCCATGGCTAAGCGATTACAGCAATCAATTAATGGTAGAAAGCAACGCTAATTTGGTTCGCTGGATGCACATTACACCCTGGAAACAGGATATAGAATCTTGCGACCGCGTAGGTTTGATCCAAGCCATGCCCGCTGGAGATTCGGAAAAAGATGTAACCGGAACGCGCTGGGACCAGCGAAAAGCGGTAATGACAGATGCCATTATTTACAACCGAAATAACCCAAGCATCGTTTTTTACGAATGCGGAAATGAATCGATCAGTGCAGCGCATATGCAGGAAATGAAAGACATTAGAAACCTTTACGACCCAAATGGCGGCAGAGCGATCGGATCGAGAGAAATGCTCGATATTCCCGAAGCCGAATACGGAGGCGAAATGTTGTACATCAATAAAAGCGCAACCAAACCCGTATGGTCTATGGAATATTCGAGAGATGAGGCCCTACGGAAATATTGGGATGAATTCTCCCCTCCCTTCCATGTAAATGGCGCTGGCCCCAAATACAAGGATGCAGATGCAAGCGATTATAATCGCAACCAGGATTCTTTTGCTATTGAAGATGTAATCCGCTGGAACGAATATTATGAAGAACGCCCGGGAACAGGAACCAGGGTAAGTGCTGGCGGGGTAAACATTATATTTTCTGATTCGAATACCCATCACCGCGGTGAAGAAAACTATCGTAGAAGCGGTGAAGTGGATGCCATGCGTATTCCAAAAGATGCCTTTTTTGCGCACAAAGTAATGTGGGATGGCTGGGTTGACGCTAAAAAAACCGGCATCCATTTAATCGGGCACTGGAACTACAAAGCCGGCGTAAAGAAGAACGTATATATAGTGGCTAGCGGCGACAAGGTAGAGCTGATTTTGAATAATAAATCGCTTGGTTTTGGCGAAAAAAGTAATGGTTTTCTGTTCACTTTTAAAAACATAACTTACCAGGCAGGCACAATAAAGGCCATTTCTTATTCTTCAGCAGGAAAAAAGCTTGCAGAAACACAATTAAAAACAGCAGGCAAACCAGTAGGGTTAAAACTTACTGCAATGAAAAACCCAAGCGGTTTTAAGGCTGATGGCGCCGATGTGGTGCTGGTTCAGGTTGAAGTAACAGATCAGGATGGAAACCGCTACCCTACGGCTTCAGATATGGTTAACTTTAGTTTAGACGGTCCAGCCGAATGGCGCGGTGGTTTAGCCCAGGGACCGGATAATTATATTTTGGCTAAAAACCTGCCAGTAGAAAATGGGGTAAACAGAGTGCTCATCAGATCGACAACCGCTGCCGGGAAAATTAATTTAACCGCAAAAGCAGAAGGCCTACAATCTGCAAGCCTTTCGTTTGAAACTTTACAAGTTAATACTGTTCAGGGATTATCTAACCAATTACCAAGCGATGGTTTGAAACCGAACTTAAGCAAAGGTGCAACACCCCTTGCCCCCTCATACACAATTTCCCGGAAATCGATTAAAATTGTTGCTGCCGAAGCTGGTGCCAATAATGATAAAGCCAATTTAAGCTTCGATGATAATGAATTGAGCGATTGGGTAAATGATGGAAAGATTGCAACCGCATGGATCAAATATACTTTAGCAAAAGAAAGTACGGTATCAGCAGTTTCGCTAAAATTGAATGGTTTTAGAACCAAAATTTATCCGTTAAGGATCTTGGTTGATCGAAAAGTGGTTTTCGAAGGCAATAGCAAACCTAGTCTGGGTTATTTTACAGCAAATTGCAAGCCAGCAAAGGGAAAAACAGTGACCATACAATTAGTGGGCTCCGGAAAAGATAAAGAAAACTCATATATTGGCGTAGAGGTAAATGGTAAAAAACTTGATGATGGTGTTGACCGTGCAGAAACCAAACTAAAAGGTGGTTTAAGTATTATAGAAGCAGAAATTTACGAGCAACCATAA
- a CDS encoding RNA polymerase sigma factor → MKPDNLQLWPDSLLVSDMQSNDRSAFEKIYNRYWSKLYLSAYHILRNREASEDIIQEIFVGLWLKREHTSVDNLNNYLFTAVRFQVFKAIRDGKLRTDLLPDTDLLVSANNAENAFAEKEIAQRLDESIALLPQKCKEIFILSRKEHLSVKEIAARLNISPKTVENQITIALRRLRTDMGEFLFWAVLLLGGIWGK, encoded by the coding sequence ATGAAACCTGATAATTTACAACTATGGCCTGATAGTTTGCTTGTTAGCGATATGCAAAGTAATGATCGGTCTGCGTTCGAAAAAATTTACAACAGGTATTGGAGCAAGTTATATTTATCAGCCTATCATATTTTACGCAATAGAGAGGCCTCTGAAGATATTATACAAGAGATATTTGTGGGCCTTTGGTTAAAACGGGAGCATACCTCAGTCGATAACCTGAACAATTATTTGTTTACGGCCGTTCGTTTTCAGGTGTTTAAAGCCATTAGGGATGGTAAATTACGTACCGATTTACTTCCTGATACCGACCTTTTAGTGAGTGCAAATAATGCTGAAAATGCTTTTGCCGAAAAAGAGATTGCACAACGGCTGGATGAGAGTATTGCGTTATTACCTCAAAAGTGTAAGGAAATTTTCATCCTCAGCCGTAAAGAACACCTTAGTGTAAAAGAAATAGCTGCCCGTTTAAACATTTCGCCTAAAACCGTCGAAAACCAGATTACCATTGCATTACGGCGCCTGCGTACCGATATGGGCGAATTTTTATTTTGGGCCGTATTGTTGCTTGGCGGTATCTGGGGTAAGTGA
- a CDS encoding GH39 family glycosyl hydrolase, protein MKTFKKAYLLLFSLTAFIHTTNAQSKANIEVNFDKNIAPMKPIWAWFGYDEPNYTYMKDGQKLLTEISKLSPVPVYVRAHNLLTSGDGTPALKWGSTNAYTEDAKGNPVYNWKIVDQIFDTYVKRGMKPLAQIGFMPEALSTKPQPYQHKWKPGARYDEILTGWAYPPKDYKKWAIWYTSGLNIV, encoded by the coding sequence ATGAAAACATTTAAAAAAGCTTACCTCCTACTCTTTAGCTTAACCGCTTTCATCCATACGACGAATGCGCAGTCTAAAGCCAACATCGAGGTTAATTTCGACAAGAATATAGCACCCATGAAACCCATTTGGGCCTGGTTTGGTTATGATGAACCAAATTACACCTATATGAAAGATGGCCAGAAATTATTGACCGAGATTTCTAAATTAAGTCCGGTTCCGGTATATGTACGGGCACATAATTTACTAACTTCTGGAGATGGCACACCTGCTTTAAAATGGGGATCGACGAATGCCTATACCGAAGATGCCAAAGGTAATCCGGTTTACAACTGGAAAATTGTTGATCAGATTTTCGATACTTACGTAAAAAGGGGGATGAAACCTTTAGCCCAAATTGGCTTTATGCCTGAGGCACTTTCAACCAAACCTCAACCCTACCAACACAAATGGAAACCAGGTGCACGTTACGATGAAATTTTAACCGGTTGGGCCTACCCTCCAAAGGATTATAAAAAGTGGGCAATCTGGTATACGAGTGGGTTAAACATAGTGTAG
- a CDS encoding Lrp/AsnC family transcriptional regulator — MIHGDLDQVDIEILKLLQHDAALTHKEISLKLHKSIATIHERIRRLKEQGYIKRIVAILDRKKINRNLIAFSHVLLKEHTAKTLIEFETEVSKFGEVMECLQMTGAHDFILRIATKDMDAYHEFLRNKLATLPNITTVQSYFVLSEPKSETAYPL, encoded by the coding sequence ATGATACACGGAGATTTAGACCAGGTTGATATCGAAATTTTAAAATTACTGCAGCATGATGCCGCTTTGACCCATAAAGAGATATCATTAAAGCTGCACAAGTCTATAGCAACCATACACGAACGCATCAGGAGATTAAAGGAACAAGGCTATATCAAAAGAATCGTGGCCATTCTTGACCGAAAAAAAATCAATAGAAATCTGATTGCTTTCTCACATGTGTTGCTGAAAGAGCATACCGCTAAAACCCTGATCGAATTTGAAACAGAGGTTTCTAAGTTTGGAGAAGTAATGGAGTGCCTTCAAATGACTGGGGCTCACGATTTTATTCTCCGTATCGCCACAAAAGATATGGATGCCTACCACGAATTTTTACGGAATAAACTGGCCACACTGCCCAATATTACAACCGTTCAAAGTTACTTTGTACTCTCAGAGCCAAAAAGTGAAACGGCTTATCCGCTGTAA
- a CDS encoding GH39 family glycosyl hydrolase gives MGNLVYEWVKHSVERYGKAEVESWYWEVWNEPDGAYWKGTQAEFFKLYDYATDGLKRALPTAKIGGANVTGGGTKYLDAFIKHCLTDTNYVTGKIGSPLDAVLFHAKGSPKVANGTVVMNVRAQLRNIDGNYKIISKYPQLKNIPVIIGESDPEGCAACGMSTNPENAYRNGTMYSSYTAASFARLYELTDQYKINLLGAVTWSFEFENQPWFAGFRDLATNGVDKPVLNVFRMFGQMKGNRVEATSNRMYNLKSVLDSSIRKPQTDIGVLATKAEKTAAVMLWNYHDEDKADSKDVISILLNKLPTKTVTITQYRIDNENSNSYSEWKKMGSPQNPDAKQIAALEKSGQLKMIGKPRKFDATSGAFEMELARQGVALLKLDW, from the coding sequence GTGGGCAATCTGGTATACGAGTGGGTTAAACATAGTGTAGAGCGCTACGGTAAGGCCGAGGTAGAAAGCTGGTATTGGGAAGTATGGAATGAGCCGGACGGCGCCTATTGGAAAGGCACACAGGCCGAATTCTTTAAACTTTACGATTATGCTACCGATGGACTAAAACGCGCCTTACCTACTGCGAAAATTGGTGGTGCCAACGTAACAGGTGGCGGAACGAAGTACCTGGATGCCTTTATCAAACATTGTTTAACAGATACCAATTATGTAACGGGCAAAATCGGTTCTCCTTTAGATGCTGTTCTTTTTCATGCGAAAGGCTCACCAAAGGTAGCTAATGGAACCGTAGTGATGAATGTAAGGGCTCAGCTCCGTAATATTGATGGCAATTATAAAATCATCAGTAAATATCCTCAACTTAAAAATATCCCTGTAATTATCGGCGAATCCGATCCTGAAGGCTGTGCAGCCTGTGGCATGAGTACCAATCCTGAAAATGCCTACCGAAACGGCACCATGTATTCGAGTTATACCGCAGCCTCTTTTGCGCGACTTTACGAACTTACAGATCAATATAAAATCAACCTGTTAGGCGCTGTTACCTGGTCGTTCGAATTTGAAAATCAGCCTTGGTTTGCAGGTTTTCGCGATTTAGCCACCAATGGTGTAGATAAACCTGTTCTAAATGTATTTAGGATGTTTGGCCAGATGAAAGGGAACCGTGTTGAAGCCACAAGCAACCGCATGTACAATCTAAAGTCTGTTTTGGATTCGAGCATCAGAAAACCACAAACAGACATAGGTGTTTTAGCAACTAAAGCAGAGAAAACAGCCGCTGTTATGTTGTGGAATTACCATGATGAGGATAAAGCGGATTCGAAAGATGTTATTTCCATCTTGTTAAATAAACTACCGACCAAAACAGTAACTATAACTCAATATCGCATTGATAATGAAAACAGTAATTCTTATTCAGAATGGAAAAAAATGGGTTCGCCCCAAAACCCAGATGCAAAACAGATTGCTGCATTAGAAAAATCTGGTCAACTTAAAATGATTGGTAAACCTAGAAAATTTGATGCTACAAGCGGTGCTTTTGAAATGGAATTAGCCAGGCAAGGTGTGGCTTTATTGAAATTGGATTGGTAG
- a CDS encoding protein-disulfide reductase DsbD family protein has product MISLKKICLGLLFCCAISLNGYAQDSSGTDDLTFTEIKPEAPDSTIKAADTVAKIAAAAPTTIKQTVTPSKEEHKTLWGIFIAGFVGGLAALLMPCIFPMLPLTVSFFTKGSEKGRAFRRAALYGFFIILIYVVLGLLVTVIFGADALNSLSTNGIFNFFFFLLLVVFAASFLGAFEITLPSSWVNKMDANSDKGGIAGLFFMAGTLALVSFSCTGPIIGTLLVQAATTGALLGPAIGMFGFSLALAIPFALFALFPSAMSKLPKSGGWLNSVKVVLGFLELAFALKFLSNVDLAYHWEWFDREIFLSLWIVIFGMMGIYLLGKLKFSHDSPLAFISVPRLFLATVVLAFTIYLIPGMWGAPLRSISAFLPPQETQDFDLYTANLLAGKQAETNDGPHKYADKFHAPLKLNAYFDYNEGLAAAKRLNKPVLIDFTGHACVNCRKMEANVWPDKDVYKMISNDYILIQLYVDDKTALAPADVTITPEGKKLSTIGKKWSDLQARKFQSNSQPFYVLLDPKTEALLAPPQGADYEIANYKKFLASGLNAFH; this is encoded by the coding sequence ATGATATCCTTAAAAAAAATCTGTCTCGGTTTGCTGTTCTGTTGTGCCATATCCTTAAATGGATATGCACAGGATAGCTCCGGTACCGACGACCTCACTTTTACAGAGATTAAGCCAGAAGCGCCCGATAGTACAATTAAAGCAGCTGATACTGTTGCTAAAATAGCAGCCGCGGCGCCTACTACGATTAAACAAACTGTTACGCCATCAAAAGAAGAACACAAAACCTTGTGGGGAATTTTTATTGCGGGTTTTGTTGGCGGTCTAGCAGCCTTGTTGATGCCCTGCATCTTCCCCATGCTGCCCCTTACGGTAAGTTTTTTCACCAAAGGATCAGAAAAAGGAAGAGCCTTTCGGCGTGCAGCATTGTATGGTTTTTTCATTATTCTGATTTATGTAGTACTTGGGCTTTTGGTTACGGTGATTTTTGGTGCCGATGCCTTAAACAGTCTATCTACCAATGGCATATTCAATTTCTTTTTCTTCTTATTGCTGGTTGTTTTTGCGGCTTCGTTTTTAGGTGCTTTCGAAATTACCCTACCCTCTTCCTGGGTAAATAAAATGGATGCCAATTCAGATAAGGGCGGCATTGCTGGATTATTTTTTATGGCCGGAACACTGGCCTTAGTATCTTTTTCTTGCACTGGCCCCATTATAGGCACTTTATTGGTGCAGGCAGCCACTACGGGTGCTTTATTAGGGCCCGCAATTGGCATGTTTGGCTTTTCTTTGGCTCTTGCCATTCCTTTTGCCTTATTTGCACTATTCCCGTCTGCAATGAGCAAACTACCAAAATCTGGTGGTTGGTTAAATAGCGTTAAGGTTGTGCTCGGCTTTCTGGAGCTTGCTTTTGCACTAAAATTCTTAAGCAATGTAGATCTGGCCTACCATTGGGAATGGTTTGACCGAGAGATATTCTTAAGCCTTTGGATTGTTATTTTCGGGATGATGGGCATTTATCTTTTGGGTAAACTAAAGTTTTCGCATGATAGTCCGCTGGCATTTATCTCTGTACCCAGGCTTTTTCTAGCTACCGTAGTATTGGCCTTTACCATTTACTTAATTCCGGGTATGTGGGGTGCGCCATTAAGGAGTATTTCTGCTTTTCTTCCACCACAGGAAACACAGGATTTCGATCTATATACCGCCAATTTATTAGCCGGAAAACAGGCTGAAACAAATGATGGTCCGCATAAATATGCAGATAAATTTCATGCGCCTTTAAAGCTGAATGCCTATTTCGATTATAATGAAGGTTTAGCTGCAGCTAAAAGGCTGAACAAACCTGTACTAATCGATTTCACCGGCCATGCCTGCGTAAACTGCAGAAAAATGGAAGCCAATGTTTGGCCAGATAAAGATGTATATAAAATGATCAGTAACGATTATATATTGATCCAGTTATATGTGGATGATAAAACAGCACTGGCTCCTGCTGATGTAACCATTACACCTGAAGGAAAGAAACTCAGCACCATCGGCAAAAAATGGAGCGATCTGCAAGCGAGGAAATTCCAGTCCAATTCGCAGCCTTTTTATGTATTACTCGATCCAAAAACAGAAGCATTATTGGCCCCACCACAGGGCGCTGATTACGAAATAGCCAATTATAAAAAATTCTTAGCAAGTGGTTTAAACGCTTTCCACTAA
- a CDS encoding protein-disulfide reductase DsbD domain-containing protein: protein MKKIIFLLCTVCLINLSAYSQILKPVTWSYAAKKTGPNTATVFIKATVDQGWHLYSQFVKDGGPVKTTFTFPASGAYTLVGKTIEPKAVTKFESTFKMDVSYFEKSVVFQQKVKLNGKTATIKGNVEFMVCDDKQCLPPEQVEFSIPVK from the coding sequence ATGAAAAAAATCATCTTTTTGTTATGCACCGTATGCCTGATTAACCTAAGTGCATACAGCCAAATCTTAAAACCTGTAACCTGGAGTTACGCCGCTAAAAAAACCGGCCCAAATACGGCTACTGTTTTCATCAAAGCCACTGTAGATCAGGGCTGGCACCTTTATTCGCAATTTGTTAAAGATGGAGGCCCTGTTAAAACAACCTTTACTTTTCCAGCATCTGGCGCTTATACCCTGGTTGGAAAAACAATCGAACCTAAAGCGGTAACCAAATTCGAATCTACTTTTAAAATGGATGTGAGCTATTTCGAAAAGTCGGTCGTATTTCAACAGAAAGTGAAGCTAAATGGCAAAACTGCAACCATTAAAGGCAACGTAGAGTTTATGGTATGCGACGATAAGCAATGTTTACCACCAGAGCAGGTTGAATTTAGTATTCCTGTAAAATAA
- a CDS encoding glycoside hydrolase family 28 protein, whose translation MKKLIILVLFTAIGIKAMAQDYIITKFGVGADSTKLNTKAIQSVIDKAYQKGGGTIVIPKGVYLTGALFFKPKTKLLLQEGAVLKGSDNIQDYPFIPSRMEGRSLKYFAALINATKVDGFSILGPGTIDGNGLKFWKTFWAHRDSLKKLGKESTNLEVSRPRLLFIWGCNNVNIKGVKLRNAGFWTTHLYQSNHVLIENCDIRSPFRPVKAPSTDGIDIDFCKEITIRNCYISVNDDAICIKGGKGPDAQKLPENGIVENVLIENCTIGESHATLTMGSECIHARNITIRNCRVENNCPILRMKMRGDTFQLYENITVENITGKCGAIIDLNPWKQFFDLAGSTAKPFGTIRNIKISNIKVEAAKFGEMDGNPEDKVSGFLFKDLEVTTKTPFLKNRYQDVKIENVMVNGAPLVVKP comes from the coding sequence ATGAAAAAACTCATTATACTCGTTTTGTTTACCGCCATTGGTATAAAGGCCATGGCTCAAGATTATATTATCACCAAATTTGGTGTCGGTGCCGATAGCACCAAACTGAATACCAAAGCCATTCAAAGTGTAATTGACAAGGCTTATCAAAAAGGCGGAGGAACGATTGTAATTCCTAAAGGTGTTTACTTAACCGGAGCACTCTTTTTTAAGCCTAAAACGAAGCTGTTGTTACAAGAAGGTGCTGTGCTTAAAGGATCTGATAATATACAAGATTACCCTTTTATCCCATCGCGTATGGAAGGGAGGAGCCTTAAATACTTTGCAGCATTAATTAATGCCACAAAGGTAGATGGTTTTAGTATTTTAGGTCCGGGAACTATTGATGGAAATGGGCTTAAATTCTGGAAAACATTTTGGGCACATCGCGATTCGCTTAAAAAATTAGGAAAGGAATCTACAAACCTGGAGGTGAGCCGTCCGCGGTTACTTTTTATCTGGGGATGCAATAATGTGAATATTAAGGGGGTAAAATTGCGTAATGCAGGATTCTGGACAACTCATTTATACCAATCTAATCATGTGTTAATCGAGAATTGTGATATCCGCTCACCATTTCGGCCCGTAAAAGCACCAAGTACTGATGGTATAGATATTGATTTTTGTAAAGAAATTACTATAAGAAACTGTTATATCTCGGTGAATGACGATGCTATTTGTATTAAAGGTGGCAAAGGCCCCGATGCACAGAAGCTGCCAGAAAATGGAATTGTTGAAAACGTTTTAATTGAAAATTGTACCATTGGCGAATCACACGCTACTTTAACCATGGGAAGCGAATGTATTCATGCACGCAATATTACCATACGCAATTGTAGGGTAGAGAATAATTGTCCCATTTTAAGGATGAAAATGCGTGGAGATACGTTTCAGCTTTACGAAAACATTACGGTAGAAAACATTACTGGGAAATGTGGTGCAATTATCGATCTAAACCCTTGGAAACAATTTTTCGATTTAGCAGGCAGTACAGCAAAACCATTTGGTACGATTAGAAACATCAAGATCTCAAACATTAAAGTAGAAGCAGCAAAATTTGGTGAAATGGATGGGAATCCTGAAGATAAGGTATCGGGTTTTCTTTTTAAAGATCTGGAAGTAACGACAAAAACACCATTTCTGAAAAACAGGTATCAGGATGTTAAAATTGAGAACGTAATGGTAAATGGAGCGCCATTGGTGGTTAAACCTTAG
- a CDS encoding PLP-dependent cysteine synthase family protein — translation MGTLTANAMTSAKKGKFEHLSLLIGNTPMLELTYTYKGSTGKIYVKCEHYNLTGSIKDRMALYTLKKAYTEGKIKAGDRIVEATSGNTGIAFAAIGKALGHPVTIIMPNWLSKERMDIIKSLGAEIILVSKEEGGFIGSIKLAEEMAANNQDIFLPKQFENIANPEAHEHTTGKEIWGQLQLKNLSPDAFVAGVGTGGTIMGVGNFLRKQNADIKIHPLEPAESPTLTTGYKVGSHRIQGISDEFIPEIVKLSELDEVVQVNDGDAILMAQKLAEKLGLAVGISSGANVIGAIKQQQKMGTDSCVVTIFSDSNKKYLSTDLMRLEPVKTGYITPQVDFLDYQAFSRLH, via the coding sequence ATGGGAACATTAACAGCAAATGCAATGACTTCTGCAAAAAAGGGAAAATTTGAACATTTATCGCTTCTGATTGGTAACACACCAATGCTGGAGCTTACTTATACTTACAAGGGAAGTACAGGTAAAATTTACGTTAAATGTGAGCATTATAACCTCACTGGCAGCATTAAAGATAGGATGGCGCTTTATACCTTAAAAAAGGCCTATACTGAAGGTAAAATCAAAGCCGGAGACCGTATTGTTGAGGCTACGAGCGGTAATACCGGGATTGCATTTGCAGCAATAGGCAAAGCCCTGGGCCATCCGGTTACCATCATTATGCCTAACTGGCTGAGCAAAGAGCGTATGGATATTATTAAAAGTTTAGGTGCCGAAATTATTCTGGTAAGCAAAGAAGAAGGTGGTTTTATCGGCAGTATTAAACTTGCAGAAGAGATGGCCGCAAATAATCAGGATATCTTTTTACCAAAACAGTTCGAAAATATTGCCAATCCAGAAGCACATGAGCATACTACAGGTAAGGAAATCTGGGGGCAATTGCAATTGAAAAATCTATCGCCAGATGCTTTTGTTGCCGGAGTAGGTACCGGAGGAACCATCATGGGCGTAGGTAATTTTTTAAGAAAGCAAAACGCAGATATTAAAATACACCCACTTGAACCTGCAGAATCACCTACTTTAACTACGGGTTATAAAGTAGGCAGTCACAGAATACAGGGCATTTCTGATGAGTTTATTCCCGAAATTGTAAAACTGAGTGAGCTGGATGAGGTAGTACAGGTAAACGATGGCGATGCCATACTCATGGCGCAAAAACTAGCCGAGAAACTTGGCTTAGCGGTAGGTATCTCATCAGGGGCCAATGTAATAGGTGCCATCAAACAACAGCAAAAAATGGGAACTGACAGCTGTGTAGTAACCATCTTTTCTGATAGCAACAAGAAATATTTAAGTACCGATTTAATGAGATTAGAACCAGTTAAAACAGGATACATTACCCCTCAAGTAGATTTTCTGGATTACCAGGCCTTTAGCAGATTACACTAA